A window of Lysobacter terrestris contains these coding sequences:
- a CDS encoding OmpA family protein produces MLTKNMRTPLLALCLLTATAAAQTVGEAASIDVAAGAPSSEATAAGDAATAAQEASASGGEATGAAPTDAESAEEASAGEESSGAAVDEDQAPKDAPIRESLERHLPGDETFRTLARDPNVATDLRGDRVEKQQVDGEVIDTVKLTGIIKPLYFDSGAIRIRDEDIAKIRRALESVQGKANVRLHLAGHADNQRLSPDLAARYGDNQGLSRERAGEVAELLQRALTLPPEAIAFEGYGDTRPVASNGSDAGRARNRRVEVEVWYDEPKVATTEKDVVVTEEFRQIKVCRVQELCLMRFQEGNARRTRVNNLVTALHYGEEGVEVTPEFVEQVRKAFANLQGKQNVTAKFIGYSDDIALSDRNARIYGDAVALSKARAHRTALAVQEALGLPAASVQSDGRGATTFIGANDTAQGRALNRRVEVQFWYDDPMQELPEGPQMCPAEADHEIVTRIHQPSGGELPVLTLDGSDIVIPVGMTERLRSALDEIRDRDNARLRFIGYTGNARLDRRTTSVYEDDIGLSTARARRAMDTVRSLMQLGPEQVEHEGHGFVQAADVPSEGFVQGPDSYIEVQVVYDEEVLRDDYEGVDITRLNRELAPANAYGLNPMHISVNGKPLDDPGRSSADVQRCTDVALDDAGIRFQFDDLKASPRLAVSASPQVATVDEPVRFRMYSNYNGFIGRAEVRVLDKTQSTQATPIAVVTLDANGNGEWQPAIVDIPASGRELQYVLRAYDEQGRFDETSPRPLWLVKANADGSVADVPAIASTAGAPPLAGYGESHIARRNIRIGANTVAVRGSGIPQGHTVWVAGRAVPVDANGDFIAEEILPDGLQTVEVAVLDPQGNGQVYLRDLEMRSRDRFLVGIADVTLASNNTKGPADLLEGENTAFERSSSFYGRLAFFGTEKFGNGWRLTASADTREGPIKDIFGNLLDKAPDALFRRLDPDYHYPTFGDDGVVEEMAPTMGKFYLRAEHGDDFAMWGNFQTDYASNEMAQVDRGLYGANAEWKSDTTTTFGERRTVVSGFAAEPGTIGGRDEFRGTGGSLFYLRNQDILGGSERLRIEMRDKDSQLVTGTVDLRPGLDYDIDYLQGRVLLSQPLSSTGGDNMLVRDGGLSGDEAWLVARYEYAPGFDEIDTLSTGGRAHMWLNDHVGLGLTGSRSSGDADDNSVLGADLTLRKTTDTWLKLQGGRTTGLVSNSLFSYDGGFGFTGNDPAAFDGAQASSYRADVSLGIGDVFRNGKGRVTLYTQSQDAGYSAPGLATASDRSYYGGTVDVPIGDRLSVVGKADHREQDAGLTLEAAEINVRYQLDDRWKVAAGVRNDKREDLRTTVPLTQEQGQRTDAVVHVGYDSAGKWNAWGFAQQTLSKDGDRQDNGRVGTGGAMRIGEKLRVEAEASAGDLGPGGRLGTSYMVSDKTSLYLNYALENERGDILNGTNISGQRGSLVGGMKRRLVDGSTLYAEERYQDANEARGLTHAAGMSLNLGERWTLGANAELGTLQDSDTAAETERRAGGVRVAYTLGATQVSSGVEYRADDSEQVDATHVERTTWLLRNNFKVQMSDDWRLVGKFDHSRSESSQGQFYDGKYTEGVVGFGYRPVASNRLNALAKYTYFYNVPTTDQVTLAGTAAQFIQKSHIASVDANYALTPRWSVGGKYAYRLGSVSLDRENPEFFDNRAQLLILRTDLRLFGDYEALVEARRLHLPDIDESRSGMLLGVYRYFGEHVKAGVGYNFTDFSENLTDLSYRHQGVFVNVVGAL; encoded by the coding sequence ATGTTGACGAAAAACATGCGCACCCCGTTGCTCGCCCTGTGCCTGCTGACCGCCACCGCGGCGGCGCAGACGGTCGGGGAAGCGGCATCGATTGATGTGGCGGCGGGTGCGCCTTCCAGCGAAGCCACGGCCGCGGGCGACGCGGCCACGGCGGCGCAGGAGGCATCGGCCTCCGGTGGGGAAGCGACCGGGGCGGCCCCGACCGACGCGGAGTCCGCCGAGGAAGCGTCCGCCGGCGAGGAATCGTCGGGAGCAGCCGTCGACGAAGACCAGGCACCCAAGGACGCGCCGATCCGCGAATCGCTCGAACGCCACCTGCCCGGCGACGAAACCTTCCGCACGCTCGCACGCGACCCCAACGTCGCCACCGACCTGCGCGGCGACCGCGTCGAGAAGCAGCAGGTCGACGGCGAAGTGATAGACACGGTGAAGCTCACCGGGATCATCAAACCGCTGTACTTCGACTCGGGCGCGATCCGCATCCGCGACGAGGACATCGCCAAGATCCGCCGCGCGCTCGAATCGGTGCAGGGCAAGGCCAACGTGCGCCTGCACCTGGCCGGCCACGCCGACAACCAGCGCCTGTCGCCGGACCTGGCCGCGCGCTACGGCGACAACCAGGGCCTGTCGCGCGAGCGTGCGGGCGAAGTCGCCGAGCTGCTGCAGCGCGCGCTGACCCTGCCGCCCGAAGCCATCGCCTTCGAGGGCTATGGCGACACCAGGCCGGTCGCGAGCAACGGCTCGGACGCGGGCCGCGCCCGTAACCGCCGCGTCGAAGTCGAAGTCTGGTACGACGAGCCCAAGGTCGCGACCACCGAGAAGGACGTGGTCGTCACCGAGGAGTTCCGCCAGATCAAGGTCTGCCGCGTGCAGGAGCTGTGCCTGATGCGCTTCCAGGAAGGCAACGCGCGCCGCACGCGCGTGAACAACCTGGTCACCGCGTTGCACTACGGCGAGGAGGGCGTCGAGGTCACGCCGGAATTCGTCGAGCAGGTGCGCAAGGCCTTCGCCAACCTGCAGGGCAAGCAGAACGTGACCGCGAAGTTCATCGGCTACAGCGACGACATCGCACTGTCGGACCGCAACGCGCGCATCTACGGCGATGCGGTCGCGTTGTCGAAGGCGCGCGCGCACCGCACCGCGCTGGCCGTGCAGGAAGCCCTCGGCCTGCCCGCTGCATCGGTGCAGAGCGACGGCCGCGGCGCCACCACCTTCATCGGCGCGAACGACACGGCGCAGGGCCGCGCGCTCAATCGCCGCGTCGAAGTGCAGTTCTGGTACGACGACCCGATGCAGGAGCTGCCGGAAGGGCCGCAGATGTGCCCGGCGGAAGCCGACCACGAGATCGTCACCCGCATCCACCAGCCCAGCGGCGGCGAACTGCCGGTGCTGACGCTGGACGGCAGCGACATCGTCATCCCGGTCGGGATGACCGAGCGCCTGCGCAGTGCACTGGACGAGATCCGCGACCGCGACAACGCGCGCCTGCGCTTCATCGGCTACACCGGCAACGCGCGCCTCGATCGCCGCACCACGTCCGTCTACGAGGACGACATCGGCCTGTCGACGGCACGCGCGCGCCGCGCGATGGACACCGTCCGCAGCCTGATGCAGCTCGGCCCGGAACAGGTCGAACACGAGGGCCACGGCTTCGTGCAGGCCGCCGACGTCCCCAGCGAAGGCTTCGTGCAGGGCCCGGATTCCTACATCGAAGTGCAGGTCGTGTACGACGAGGAAGTGCTGCGCGACGACTACGAAGGCGTCGACATCACCCGCCTCAACCGCGAGCTGGCACCGGCCAATGCCTACGGCCTCAATCCGATGCACATCTCGGTGAACGGCAAGCCGCTCGACGATCCGGGCCGCAGCTCCGCCGACGTGCAGCGCTGCACCGACGTGGCGCTGGACGACGCCGGCATCCGCTTCCAGTTCGACGACCTCAAGGCCTCGCCGCGCCTGGCGGTGTCGGCGTCGCCGCAGGTCGCCACCGTCGACGAGCCCGTGCGCTTCCGCATGTACTCGAACTACAACGGCTTCATCGGCCGCGCCGAAGTCCGTGTCCTCGACAAGACTCAATCCACGCAGGCAACGCCGATCGCGGTGGTGACGCTGGATGCCAACGGCAATGGCGAATGGCAGCCGGCGATCGTGGACATCCCGGCGTCCGGGCGCGAGCTGCAATACGTGCTGCGCGCCTACGACGAGCAGGGCCGCTTCGACGAAACCAGCCCGCGCCCGTTGTGGCTGGTGAAGGCGAACGCCGACGGCAGCGTCGCCGACGTTCCCGCGATCGCCTCCACCGCCGGCGCACCGCCGCTGGCCGGTTACGGCGAAAGCCACATCGCGCGGCGCAACATCCGCATCGGCGCCAACACCGTCGCGGTGCGCGGCAGCGGCATCCCGCAGGGCCACACCGTGTGGGTGGCGGGCCGCGCGGTGCCGGTGGATGCCAACGGCGATTTCATCGCCGAGGAAATCCTGCCCGACGGCCTGCAGACGGTCGAAGTCGCGGTGCTCGATCCGCAAGGCAACGGCCAGGTCTACCTGCGCGACCTGGAGATGCGCAGCCGCGACCGCTTCCTCGTCGGCATCGCCGACGTGACCCTGGCCAGCAACAACACCAAGGGCCCGGCCGACCTGCTCGAGGGCGAGAACACCGCCTTCGAACGCAGTTCGTCGTTCTACGGGCGGCTGGCGTTCTTCGGCACCGAGAAGTTCGGCAACGGCTGGCGCCTCACCGCCAGCGCCGACACGCGCGAAGGTCCGATCAAGGACATCTTCGGCAACCTGCTCGACAAGGCGCCCGACGCGCTGTTCCGCCGCCTCGATCCGGACTACCACTACCCGACCTTCGGCGACGACGGCGTGGTCGAGGAGATGGCGCCGACGATGGGCAAGTTCTACCTGCGCGCCGAGCACGGCGACGACTTCGCCATGTGGGGCAACTTCCAGACCGACTACGCCAGCAACGAGATGGCCCAGGTCGATCGCGGCCTGTACGGCGCCAACGCGGAATGGAAGTCGGATACGACCACCACGTTCGGCGAGCGCCGCACCGTGGTCAGCGGTTTCGCCGCGGAGCCGGGCACGATCGGCGGCCGCGACGAGTTCCGCGGCACCGGCGGTTCGCTGTTCTACCTGCGCAACCAGGACATCCTCGGCGGTTCCGAGCGCCTGCGCATCGAGATGCGCGACAAGGATTCGCAATTGGTCACCGGCACGGTCGACCTGCGCCCGGGCCTCGACTACGACATCGACTACCTGCAGGGCCGCGTGCTGCTGTCGCAGCCGCTGTCGTCCACGGGCGGCGACAACATGCTGGTGCGCGACGGCGGCCTCTCCGGCGACGAGGCGTGGCTGGTGGCGCGCTACGAATACGCGCCGGGCTTCGACGAGATCGACACGCTGAGCACCGGTGGCCGCGCGCACATGTGGCTCAACGACCACGTCGGCCTCGGCCTCACCGGCAGCCGCAGCAGCGGCGATGCCGACGACAACAGCGTGCTCGGCGCCGACCTCACCCTGCGCAAGACCACCGACACGTGGCTCAAGCTGCAGGGCGGCCGCACCACGGGCCTGGTGTCGAACTCGCTGTTCTCGTACGACGGCGGCTTCGGCTTCACCGGCAACGATCCGGCCGCGTTCGACGGTGCGCAAGCCAGCAGCTACCGCGCGGACGTCAGCCTCGGCATCGGCGACGTGTTCCGGAACGGCAAGGGCCGGGTCACGCTGTACACGCAGTCGCAGGACGCGGGCTATTCGGCGCCGGGCCTGGCCACGGCGTCCGACCGCAGCTACTACGGCGGCACCGTGGACGTGCCGATCGGCGACAGGCTCAGCGTCGTCGGCAAGGCCGACCACCGCGAACAGGACGCGGGCCTCACGCTCGAGGCCGCCGAAATCAACGTCCGCTACCAGCTCGACGATCGCTGGAAGGTGGCGGCCGGCGTGCGCAACGACAAGCGCGAGGACCTGCGCACCACCGTGCCGCTCACCCAGGAGCAGGGCCAGCGCACCGATGCGGTGGTGCACGTGGGTTACGACTCCGCCGGCAAGTGGAACGCGTGGGGCTTCGCCCAGCAGACGCTGTCGAAGGACGGCGACCGCCAGGACAACGGCCGCGTCGGCACCGGTGGCGCGATGCGCATCGGCGAGAAACTGCGCGTGGAAGCCGAGGCCTCGGCCGGTGATCTCGGCCCGGGCGGACGCCTGGGCACCAGCTACATGGTCTCGGACAAGACCAGCCTGTACCTCAACTACGCGCTGGAAAACGAACGTGGCGACATCCTCAACGGCACCAACATCAGCGGCCAGCGCGGCAGCCTCGTCGGCGGCATGAAGCGGCGCCTCGTCGATGGCAGCACCCTCTACGCCGAAGAGCGTTACCAGGACGCCAACGAAGCCCGCGGCCTCACCCACGCCGCCGGCATGTCGCTGAACCTGGGCGAGCGCTGGACGCTGGGCGCGAACGCCGAACTGGGCACCCTGCAGGACAGCGACACCGCGGCCGAGACCGAACGCCGCGCCGGTGGCGTGCGCGTGGCCTACACCCTGGGGGCGACGCAGGTTTCCAGCGGCGTCGAGTACCGTGCCGACGACAGCGAGCAGGTCGACGCCACGCACGTGGAGCGCACCACCTGGCTGTTGCGCAACAACTTCAAGGTGCAGATGTCCGACGACTGGCGCCTGGTCGGCAAGTTCGACCACTCCAGGAGCGAGAGCTCGCAGGGCCAGTTCTACGACGGCAAGTACACCGAGGGCGTGGTCGGTTTCGGCTACCGCCCGGTGGCGAGCAACCGCCTCAACGCGCTGGCGAAGTACACCTACTTCTACAACGTGCCCACCACCGACCAGGTGACCCTCGCCGGCACCGCCGCGCAGTTCATCCAGAAGAGCCACATCGCCTCGGTGGACGCCAACTACGCGCTGACCCCGCGCTGGTCGGTGGGCGGCAAGTACGCCTACCGCCTGGGTTCGGTGAGCCTGGACCGCGAGAACCCGGAGTTCTTCGACAACCGCGCGCAACTGCTGATCCTGCGCACCGACCTGCGCCTGTTCGGCGACTACGAAGCACTGGTGGAAGCACGCAGGCTGCACCTGCCGGACATCGACGAATCGCGCAGCGGCATGCTGCTGGGCGTGTACCGATACTTCGGCGAACACGTGAAGGCCGGCGTGGGCTACAACTTCACCGACTTCTCGGAAAACCTCACCGACCTGAGCTATCGCCACCAGGGCGTGTTCGTGAACGTCGTCGGCGCGTTGTAG